The Rattus rattus isolate New Zealand chromosome 8, Rrattus_CSIRO_v1, whole genome shotgun sequence genome contains the following window.
AGCCACCAGGTTCCACACAAATAAGTCACTGCCGGAAGAGTTACCACACTGACCTTTACACAGCTTGCTTCCACCTTTCTGCACTGCAGACCTCACCCAGACTAATTTTGCTGGCTTCAGGAGCCTTCAGATCAGGTGTCCTGTGTGTCAGGGGGAACTTCCCACACAATGCAACAAAATATAGTACAAGTGAAATTTTGGTGATCAAACATTCccccctcaaaaaacaaaaacaaacaaacaaacaaacaaaaaaacaaaccaggagtCAGTCTGATGCAATTCAaccagggtctttattctatttgaaCTTGTTTACCCACACCCACTGCTGCCCCATACACCACAGTCACTCAGGACAGTTTCCTTGGTGGGGGAGCCTGGAATATCTACTGGGCCCATGCCTTGTGGTAAGCAAGCAGAGGATACAtgtaaaagcatttaattggaaagctactgtgtcCTTTAACAAAACTGCCTGGTCTTGGGAGTCATATCATacctctcttttcctctgcattggtggtccaGAGGCAGTGGGTGGGCATTTAACCTGGGGTTACAGGTTCATTGGGGGGATAACCATGAGACACTGATCTTGTTAAGGGTGAATCCTGGAAACTCTGGTCTTCTTGGGGATTatcctagagactggagctaggcacAGGTGTTGGtgggggcaacttggaaactaatacTAGGTACCAGTACATTAGTTCGCTTGAGTTCAAACACAGGTCAAGTTCTCTAAACTAGAGTCTTAACTGAAAAGATGTGGCCTCTCATCAGAAGAATGGTTCTCCACATATGGCTCTCAGCCCTTCTGAGGGTTTGAATGACTCTTGTAGGTGATTTCCTATTGGATGTccagcatatcagatatttatattactataaTGACAGGAAAATTAcagtatgaagtagcaatgaaaataccTCTATATCTGGGGAGAATAGGGGTCCCCACAGCATGAGGAAATGTACtaaggggtcacagcatcaggaaagtTGATAACCACTAACTTAAAAGGACTTACTAAGTGGGAAGCAATCACATGACCATTAGCCACCTGTGACTCTGAGTTCAGACCATCTGATACACTCTTCTCTCCAAGCTCTTGCAGGCCTGCAGGGCACATGAACTAACAGAGGCATAATAACAGTCACATAAACAAAgtgattcattttttaaaaaagaatgagacaATGAGAAGGTAAAAACTTTTGACACAAGGAGTGAGTGGTAGTTGTTGTTTGTTATTGGCTTATCTCCATCTGGGAAGGACAAAAACCCAAGCAGTACAGTAACCCATGagggattttttgtgattgaATCATTTAAAGTGGGAAAACCCACCCTAAATCTGCTTCTTTTGAGGTGGAAATATCTTGACACAAGTAatctagcccttgggaggtggggagaagtcACCCAGATGTTCAAGGTTACTCTCAGCTATACAGTGTGTTTTAGGCCAATTGGGTGGGTTACATGACACactttctgaaagagaaaaactaaaagtattttttaaatttataaaatagtaCAGTGGCACATAATTAGGAAAATGAACAGAGTCAGTAAAGGGAACAGGACAATGAGGCATGATTCATGCCAGAGTCTATCTTACACACCTAAAAATGTCATCATGGGAACCTAAGGAGAAGAGAACAAATGTAGAGAAGTCCTTTGGGAGAAATTTTCCAAAATGCTTACTCAGCAGGGCAGACAAAACCATCACACGACTGTCTTTCTGTCCTTGAACAAAATTCACCAATGGATGTCAATATTTTCTCATAGTAAATTCATTGATCTAACATTTAAATAGTTAGAAAAACTCAATGAAGGTGCAAATGAAAAAGTGTGGTGCATTCACACATCAGAGCTTAGGGCTACTTAACAAGTAAACCAGACACCACAATGCCTTACTGATACTTCTTCAATATGGtcaataagtaaataatacatatatacaaataaataagaaacatagCATTTAGGGGTAAGGATGTGTCACAGAGCTCTAGTGTTTGTCTAGTATGTGTGAAGAGGAGCTCTACcagagaatcagagagaggagagagaaagatagagccTAAAAATGGTTTCAAGTCTCAGACACatataaatgtaacaaaatgCTCAAAGAAGTCTGTTAGGAATCAAGCAGAAACGTGCCTAATTATCACtttcaatataaaacatttttaatttgaaacatttttccCCGAATGCTATGATTTGTGAAAACAAACTCATTTCCTAACACATGATTCCAGAAGTCCAGGCTTGTCTGGAGTTGCTATGTATCCAGACTGGCTAAGTTATCAGgtagcaggctggccttgaactcataatcatGCTATTATTGTCTCCCAACCTCTGAGGTTGTGGATGTTCTAAAGTACTCACGGAATACTTTTTGATTTATGTCTAGAGATCAAACACATAGACTTCCAGCATGTTAGGCAAATATGCAATCAAAGATGGATTCTCCTAGATTAACTATGTACTTCAGTATACTACAAATTGGAGGTCGATGTTCTAACTGAAAAATAGTCACATAAAAATGTATCAGTTACTGGCGTTAAGTACCAAGCTAGTCCTCCAAGGAACAACTGAAGTCTCACTTTCataatttccatttccattttattttgagaatgaaGAGAATTTCTCGGTGGGGATGGGACAAAGAGTTGACGACAATGTGGCTAGggtgagaaaataattttactgtttGTGGAGCcacaaataaaagcaatgaaaacCATAAGGACATCCAAGGGCTGATTTCCTTCTCTTGACCCCGGAAATTCCCAAGACTCCTTTCACCTGCTATGCcgtcttccctccttccctaacCATACGCTGCAGGCCTGGTCACTGGGGCCCGCCTTGACTGGGCGGGGCTGCCTTGAAAACCAggcatatataaagaactcgGCACCATTCCCAGACACCATTCCTGATCAGCTAGTCCTACTGATCACGTCTGCTCTCTCCCAGAGAGGCCACAGAGTCTCttgaaaaaaacaagaagacaaCAGTTCTACCTGAAAGAAGTCCAGTTCACAGGTCCAGCATCTACCTGCATTGTACCTCGTTAGGACCAGCCACCAAGTGCCCACATCAGCACAACATGGCAGGAGTGAGGCCCCAAAGCAATAGAGCTGACTCTGGACTCAATCCTTCCGATCGCCATCCACTCCAACTAGACCAGCCTGCTCCACACGACCTGGAAGGGCCTATGCAGCCTTCCAGTGACAGGTTTATCTCCGTGGTGTTCCTGGCCTCTGGCTCTGCCCTGCAGCTGCACCTGGATGGCACCAACCTGctgctccagccccagcccaccTCGATCCTACAAGTGTCGCTCCCAGGACACACCCTCCTCTTGGTTCCGGAGGGCCTGCAGGACTCCATTTTGCCAGGACATCCTGAGTTCTCACCCACCAGGCCGCTTGGGTCTGCACTCCTGGACTTGCCCCGGGAACACATAGTCATCGAGCCAGGATCCATCAGTCCTTCTTCGGTAAGGGACAGTGAGGTTTTGGAATCTGCCTCTCCCTCAGGGAGGCCATGGATGAATGCTCCAGCTGGCCTGATCCCAGGGCttcatctctcttcttcttcatttcaGGGTCCAGTCCCAGATTGCTGGAGTCCTTCAGACTCTCCGAGTGCAGAGAGCTATGATCCGTGGTCCAACTGGAGCCTTAAAGGCAGCATGCTGGAGCCCCTTCCAGGCTCGCCACTGcagcctctccctccatctcctccttcaaGTGCACAAGAAGAGCGGTCACTGAGTCCTGTGAGACCTACTGGTCCCCCATGCAAGGCCAGGAGGCGCCTCTTCTAGGAAAATTGGACTGTGCCAGCAACACTCAACAACCTGGACACTTTACCTGGATTCCCAGGTCTCCTGTGGATGCCCAACCACCTAACGTTGAGCCCGTGTGCACACAGTGCTCTCTGCTGCACActagagaaagaagataaagacTTCAACAAGAGGGGAGACGCTACATCACACcgtggaagtttaaaaaaaaaatctgccgtTGAAAATCAGAAGATGGATAGTCAAACTTCAGGCTTCATCTCAAAACCTTCCATTTTCCCCTCGTGTGCATTGGCAGTTCCCGGTAAGAAACCTGTCAGCCTCTCCTGATTCTCTGAAACAAGAAACCATGGGTTTGTTGCCCTTGTCCATCAATGGATTAATGGAGATTTGTTGAGGGTGACTCAAGATGCTGTCCACAGAAACTGACAAATACCATGGTAGGAGAAGGTGGTTCAAGCCCTGAATGGATGATGCTCCCTTAGTTCTTCTGAGCCATTGTTTACCTGCTGGAATAGTCTTCACTTATCAGCTTCCTGTGAATGAGACTTGATTCACGTTGTCACCAGCTCTTTCAGCAGGCACTGGATGGACCTTTCTTTATGACTGAAGTTCTCACAGTGACGTTAGCATTAGACTCATGGAAAACGTTTGGGTTGCTGTTCCacattcttttttacttttagctttaaattaatgttttctcCTGTAAACCACACTTGTATGAAATGTTCAGCCATTATAGAATTTGACTCCTcatatatggaaataaaatattactcGTAAAGTTTAAGCCTGTGAGATAATTTTGCTTTCATAAAAGATCTACCATTAAGACACCCTGGGGAACAccgtacacatgcacataatcacAAAGTGAAAATAACACAGAAGCACCAAGGTCTGTCAGCTGATGTTGTGGATGACGTGGTATGGGGGACGACAGAATGGGTCGGGCCTGGCAGTGGTGACACAGGCACCTGAAACCAAAACGTGGggtgcagaggcagctggatctctaagtttaaagccagcctggactagatGTTTAGTTCCAGAACAACTAACGCTCCTCCCAAAGAAATActgtcatgaaataaaaataataaaactaaacaaaaaagaagaattaaaagtgTTCTTTGGAAAGTAATTGTTTGGATGGGGTTTAGATCAGTCACACTTGGGAAGGAACAGAGGAGAAAGTATGTTCTGCCAAACCAAGTAGGTGAAAGGACCGGAAATGAGGGATTCTTTACTAACTACATGCATGTATTTGTCTGCTTTACATTGCACAGTTGAGCTCAGTTAGTcagactccatagagagaaacgcaccaaagaCAACTGGTGGTGGACTACAGTTACCACTTccacagactcaggctgattggcagagtgatgtcagctgagacagactcccCTGCTGAGGCAAGGTAAGACGTGTGCTTAAATCAAGGCCATGGGAGAACAAGTGATGTTTGGAGGGCGCATGAAAGGACTAggcagacagtgacagagactgGGCTTGCCTTGCTTGCACAGCAAAGCACTGGTTGgtttctcttcttctctgatcTTTGCTCTGTCAGGAGAGGAACAGCTCCTGCTATCCCTCCTGgcctaatcctcctgcctggctgttcctgctaggtCCAGCCACATGGTCCTACCCTGTCTATGCCAAGCTGCACTGCCTGTCTATGTGAgaagtgtttgccagtggatcTAGTTGCTGCCGTCCTGTGCATCAAACTGCCACTGTGAAGACGACAGCCAAGTCCCAGACAAGATGGCAGATTCCACAAAGAATCATTTGGAACCAGGTCCACATCCCCATTCTGTCTTTTGCACCACCTCCAGTGGGTGTTGGAATAAAAGGTGGGTTAAATCATTTAAGAACGATCATTAAACTAGACATTGAAACAAGTAAAGTTAAagatacagagaaagggaagcatgGAAATGTAATGATTTATTCGTCCTCCCTCTCCTTTGATAGAATTCCCACCAACGCTCTCATAATCCCTCTATAGGGAAACACAGCAAACAGTAAGAGACTATGTAATATTAGAAATAACGGTACTTAGTAGAAAAGGTTAAAGGTTTCGATACAGTGTGATAGGAAAATTGACTGGTTTGCATATGAAAAAAGCTGAAATGGATCACTGTCAGTGTTTTCAAAATGATCCTTTCCATGTAGTATCCTTAAGACGAGTAAGTGTACTGCTTGTTGTGTTACCTGTTGTTGTGTTTACCTGTAATTTCAGGGTAAGGTGGAAGGAGCAGAAGGTAAACCACAGACTCaattacagagcaagttcaaggccagcctgggctctgtggaACATTTTgaaaaaggaggggagaaaaaacaaacacaggagcCACCATTTATACCACCAGATGGATACTTGCTCAGAAAGTCAAGTCACTGAATACGGTAAGAATGAAGGTTTACATCATTTAGAACCTACTCACAGAGTAGGAGGATAGCTACTAGAGTTCAAATTTGGCTAAGGTTCTCTAAAATAGAGTCTTAAACTAAAAGATGTATGGCCTCTCATCTTCCATTTCTCCTGTGACTAGAAGGCCCAATCATAGAATTTCCTGAAGTTTCTTGGAAAAGAGGAACAGGGCTAAGTCTCTGTGGTGTTCCTGGGGCATGGGTAGGGCCCCATCCTAGAGACTGGATGGAGTTGGGAGGATGAATTCTCCTTCTGTTACACAGGGTCATCTTTACTTCAAAGGGATGTGCAGTGGATCCATGCTGCAACTCTGTAGCACAGACTCCTCCTGTGAAGCTCTAGTGTCCCCTGGCGATATCTGTTGACTAAGTCCAATCTCCAGGCTAAAGTTGGTGGAGCTCCAGTCTGGACCTGTTTTATGGAAAGCAAGAAGGTTAAGCCAAACATGATTGTGTGCCCGAGGACACCCTTGAAATCATGTAATAATTATCAATTGTCTCCTTCAGTAATGACTTCTCTCAATAGGTGAAAAAAAGGCAGAACTTTAAAAGGGGTGAGTCCCATCTGTTATGGGGAATTTCATACCGtataaaggacaaagaaaacaagattcaATCAGTCACCTTTACTCTCTAAGGTCAATTTAATGAAGTTCTCTTTTTAAGATTCTATTTATCTTCTCTATCTGTCCTAAACTCTGGGGTTCTAAGCACAATGAAGTTTACAATCAATCCCCAGAATGTTAGCTAATCTGTAACTTACCTGGGACACAATGTAGGTCCATTGTCTAACACTATAAGCTTAGAAAAACCATGCCttggaagagtttatttcagttgTTTCTTTGTTAACATCTGCACAGACTCATGCTTACTTGGAAAAGTCTCCgtttattatgaaaaatgtttCTATAAATACCAGCAAATATTTATACCAATGAAGTCCATTTCTTGATAGACTCCTGACTTGGTGTTTCAGGGTTCTTCTCACTGTCAATTGACATTACTCAAGTGACAGGCCTTTCGGTTTTTAACAATTTCAGCTATTTTCAAATTGGTATATCTAATTCTGATGTGGGACCGGCAGAAGTCCTGCATTCTCCAGTGTCCTATGTGTGAGGAACAATGGATCGTTTTCAGTATACTTATAAACGTTTTCGCTGGTACGATGAGTTTGTAGTCTGCTGTCCTCTGTCATCTCTTATGACACTGAGACATGGGCATGTTTTTGGAACAGATCACATTTTCTGTCTGATCAGAGAGTGTGGGATCTCCTAGGTCTAGAGAAATCAAGAACATAAGGGTCACAAATTTTAGGGCCACACACTGGGCTATCTTGTTACCCTCTGGGATGGAGTTCGGTCTAACCTTCTGCCATTACAAGGCCTCTCTCTGTATAAATATCCCCACAGAAATGAGCACTAGCAAAGGGACACTGGGTGTCTGTAtctcttgtcttttctcagcTCTAATGCCTTAGTCAGTGCTGCCAGTTGAACTTTCTGGGTTAACAACCATGCCAGGAATGGATCTACCCATATGATCTTGGTGTTTGTGACCACCACTGTCCCCACATACCTCTGTCCATCCTGGATGAGGCTGTCGCCATTGGTAAACCAAGTTACCTCTGCATCTCTCTGAGCAGTCCTGCAGTGTCCCTTCGAATGAGGTCAGGGTGAGGAAACAAGGCAACTAAAAAGTAATCCTGGAGGCATTCAAGAAGAGAGGCTGGTACTGAGTGGTTCAGGCATCATCTTTAAGCAGGAGGTTGTTGCTGCACTGATGTGTAAACAGGGTGGGATCCAGTTTCTGCTAATTAGTGATACATTGGCCATTGGTTGATGCCAGGGCCCTGAGTCTTAGTATGCAACCCCAGGTCTGAGGTGGGGGGTATCATCTGTATTTGGCAGAGTTAggcctttttactttttttttttttcagagctgaggatcaaacccaggaccttgcacttggtaggcaagcacactaccactgagctaaatccccaaccccgagttagGCCTTTTTAGTGCAGCCTCGATATTATAAATTTTCCAGGGCCTGGAAGAAGTCatgggttttagttttgtttccctTACCACTAAGGAAGAGACTTTATCTTTAAGTTTTAGCAAGACAGAATGTTGAACATTATTATCAACAAAAAAGCTGGTAGGATTCCCTTTCAATTGTAGGCTTACCTTGGGCTTGGGGAGGGGACACATTTGATCTTGAGGGCCCCCcttgtctccttcttctctgtttAAGCCTGTCTTATGGTCCTCTGGTTTGGTCTTAACTACCAACAGGAACTTTGCCGGGTCTCCAGTCTCTCATTTCTGTCCTCTTATCTTCTTCTCTtctgaattctctcttctattaaatACTCTCTGTGCTGCTACCAATAAGTCCCTCAGACTCCTTTCTCTTAACCCCTCAAGCCTCTGGAGCTTTTGCTTAATATCTGTTGTCGCCTCATTAATAAAAGCTAAAGCAActgctgcctttgcctctggtGTTTCAGGATCCATCTGGGTGTACTGTCGAAATGCCTTCTAAACCCTCTATGAAAATGCTTCACGGCCATCATTTTCTCCATGTCCAATGTCATGCATCCTTTGCAGATTTGTGGGCCACCTTGTGGCCTCCTTGATACCTGCtagcagagactgacagacaaAGGACCTCCTCTGATATTCAAGGGTCTTAAAATCCCAGTCTGGGTGAGATATGGGGAAGCAAACATCAATAGTTGCTTGACTGGGAGTAGGTTCTCCTGTGGGGCCAGGAACCAGCTTCCTAGTTTCTGTCTGgatcctttccctctcctctgtggTGAAGAGGACCCGCAAGAGTTGTTGACAATGATGCCAAGTGTGCTGGTGAGTGAAGAAGACTGTCTCTAAGAGACTAGATTTCTATGATGGTCTGAAAAAGGAGAATTAGTTCTGAGGTCACCAGGTACAAAGATCACTGGTGAAAAGGGTCAGTGGTGATCAGTTTGATTCCCTTGGTCATTGACTGTCCCTGCTTTATGGAAGGCCAGGACAACAGACTGTGGAGCAGAGAGCAACCAATCGGCTCCATGTCCCTGAAGCAGCCCCCCTCGCACTGCCTGTGATGAGACCACCTCATGCCCAGTTGCCTGTGGGAACTGCTCTTCCACCTGAGGGGTTAAGTAAGGTGGGAGTAGAAAAACAACATCTTCTTCTGCCCCTCCTTTAAGAACCATGTGGTGTAGTGGTGCAGAAGGGGATGGATGATATAGTATGTCTTCCTTCATGTAGTATGTTCCTTGGTAGCCAAGACAAGAACTTCTGGTTGTTGTCTTGGGAGAAAAGGTTTAAGCCAAGAGGGCAGGTCCTCTAAAAGATCTCTCCAAACCACCACATGAGGTGTTTGGTCTTGGTGGCCAATGTTGGATTTAAAAATGACCTTTTCTATCCCCTGGACCAAAGGCCCCTTGGGGGGCCAATTATTGTTGAAAGTGGGCCATTCTAGCATGCAGAATGTAGTCAATTTATCTTTCTTAATAATGGCCAAGAgattctccccctttcctttaacatttttaaaatgaatataaatcaaTTCCAAAGGGGTTAGAGGTGTCTATCCCATGGTAATACATCTGTCAAAATCACTttgtaacaacaaaaaaccctcaaatatAATGCAGAGAAATATAAATGTAACCTTACCTCTCTACTGAACAGAGACTAGAAATCACCAGAAAGTAACACTCTTGAAAAAGAACTCTCTCTAACACCCAAATACAAATTCAACCTTCCCTCTCTATCAGGCAAAATTAGAAATAACCAGAAAGAGGTACACAGTCACAAGATGAGAACCAGATTTTTGAGCATCTTTCTACTGTCCTGAGCCCACACTCACTCTAGACCAAGACTCAGGCCATCTCCTGGCCCTGCTACCTTAACCACAGCTCCCAGATAGCCACAGATAAAAAATCAAGGCCTTGCTTGTACCCAGATATCTGGATACCTCTGTTCCCTGAGCCCAAGGCCACCCAAAATGAGGCTCAGGACATCTCCTGGCCCCACCTTAGCCATGGCTCCCAGACAAGTCTGTCCTAAACCAGCCACAAAAGCAAATTCAAGGCCTTGTTCCCAGAAAATTGTGGCATCATTTAGAATCAGTGAACAGAAAAAGGCACAACCAGAAAcaagaaccaaacaaaaccaggaaaatcTAGTGCCTATAGtaacaagaagaaatgagaaggtggtgcgctctctctctctctctctctctctctctctctctctctctctctcacacacacacacacacacacacacacacacacacacaccaaccctcAGTACTGTACAAATGTTTACACAGACCTGGAAAATATTGCCATAGCATCATAAGTCATTTATCTATCTTTACACAAGTTTTTGTTACCTTTTGTAGATCTCACAAAAAGTTTCTAACATTCAGACAAATTAGCCACCACACAAAACACAAGCTTTAGGGCCACTGGGCAAATACTCACCTACTCGGACCACATAGAAGACTTCTGATACTCAGACAGGTTCTTCTGCAGGGCTCGATCCTAGAAGAATTACCATGGCAACAGAAGCCACCAGGTTCCACACAAATAAACCATCTCAGCACTGCTAGAAGAGTTGCCACATTGACCTCTATACAGCTTGCTTCCTCATTTCTGCTCTGCACATCTCTCCCAGGCTAGTTTTGCTGACTTCAAGAACCTTCAGATAAGTAGTCCTGTGTGTCATGGGGAACTCCCCAGCCAATGCAACAAAATATAGTACAAGTGAAATGTTggtgaccccccacacacacacacacacaaaatagacagGAGCCagtctgatgcaactcacagcagagtctttattctattctattcgaGCCTGTTTGCTTCCCACTCCAAACCGGTCACCCCATATTCCACAGTCACTCAGGACAATTTCAGTGATAGCAGATCCCTGAACATCTATTGGGTCAATGCCTCGTAGTAAGCAGCAAACAGGGGATACATGTGCAAGCATTTAACTGGAaggctactgtggcctttaacataactGGCTGGTCCTGAGACTCTATCATACCTTTGTACCCTTCTGCATTGGTGGCCCATAGGCAGTGGGTAAGCTTTTAacttgggattacaggtttgttgggggaataaccaggagacactggtcttgttgCAGATGAAACCTGGTAGCTCTCGTCTTGTTTGGGATCAGCCTAGAGACTGGAACTAGGCACAGATGTTGGTGGGgggtaacttggaaactaataCTAGATACCAGCCTATTAGTTTACTTGAGTTCAAACACAGATCAGGTTCTCCAAactggagtctgaacttaaaagatttggcctctcatCAGAGATCCCTTCTGAGAGTTTGTATGACTCTTGCAGGTGATctcctatcagatatcctgcatatcagatatttacattactataaTAACAGTAGGGTAATGCATTATAAAGTAACGATGAAAATACTGTTATATCTGGGGAGgatgagggtcaccacaacatgagaaacagTATTGAAGGGTCAAAGCAACAGggcagttgagaaccactaccttAAAACGACTTACTAAGTCCACAGCAGTCACATGACCCTTGACACCTGTGATTCCAAGTCCAGaccatctgacaccctcttctctcCAGGCTCTTGCAGGCCTGCAGGGCATATGAACTAACAGAGGCATAATAACAGGCACATAAAcaaatttatatatgttttttttttggttcttttttttggagctggggaccgaacccagggccttgcgcttcctaggcaagcgctctaccactgagctaaatccccaaccccaatatatgtttttttaaagaatgagacAATGAGAAGGTAAAAACTTTTGACCGAGAGTGATTGGTGCTTGCTGTTGGTTATTAGTTTGTCTccatctgggaatgaccaaaacTCAAGGAGTACAGTACACCTGTGTAggatttttcttgattgaatCATTTAAAGTGGGAAAACCCACCCTGAATCTGCTTCTTTGGAGGTGGAAATATCTGGGCACCGGTAATCTAGCCCTTGGGAGATGAGGAGAAGTCacccagaagttcaaggttaccctcagcTATACAGTGTGTTTTAGGCCAATTGAGTAatactaaaagtattttttaaatttataaaatagtaCAGTGGCACATGATTAGGAAAATAAACAGAGTCAGCAAAGAGGACAGGGCAATGGGGCATGAGTCATACCAGAGTCTATCTTACACATGTAGAAATGTCATCATGGAAACCTAAGGAGAAGAGAACAAATGTAGAGAAGGCCCTTGGGAGAAATTTTCCAAAATGCTTACTCAGCAGGACAGACAAAACCATCACAGGACTGTCTTCCTGTCCTTGAACAAAATTCACCAATGGATGTCAATATTTTCTCATAGTAAATGCATTGATCTAACATTTAAATGGTTAGAAAAAGTCAATGAAGGTGTAGATGAAAAAGTGTGGTGCGTTCACACATCAGAGCTTAGGGCTACTTAACAAGTAAACCAGACACCACAATGCCTTACTGAAGCTTCTTAAATATGATCAATaagtaaattatatatgtgtgtgtgtacacatgcacacgcacacacacacaaataaataagaaacatagCATTAAGGGGTAAGGGTGTGCCACTGAACTGTAGTGTTTGTCTAGTATGTGTGAAGAGGAGCTCCAacagagaatcagagagaggagagagaagaaaggagagagagagcctaaAAAAATGGTTTTAAGTCTCAGACACATAGAAATATGACAAAATGTTCAAAAATGCCCCTTAGGAATCAAGCAGAAATGTACTTAATTATCATTTTCAACGCaaaaaagatttaatttgaaACATTTTCCTGCCCCTTAGATGAACTAATCTCCTACCACATGATTCCAgaagtccaggctagcctagagttGCTATGTGTCCAGACTGGCCAAGTTATCAGGTagcagactgtccttgaactcataatcaTGCTATTATTGTCTCCTAACCTCTGAGGTTGTGGGTGTTCTAAAGTACTCACGGAATACTTTTTGATTTATGTCTAGAGATCAAACACATAGACTTCCAGCATGTTAGGCAAATATGTAATCATAGATGGATTCACCCAGATTAACTATGTACTTCAGTATACTACAAATTGGAGGTCGATGTTCTAACTGAAAAATAGTCACATAAAAATATCTCAGTTACTGGCGTTAAGTACCAAGCTGGACCCCCAAGGAACAACTGAAGTTTCACTTTCATAATTTCCAAGGAACAACTGAAGTTTCACCT
Protein-coding sequences here:
- the LOC116908248 gene encoding proline-rich protein 23B-like codes for the protein MAGVRPQSNRADSGLNPSDRHPLQLDQPAPHDLEGPMQPSSDRFISVFSPTRPLGSALLDLPREHIVIEPGSISPSSVRDSEVLESASPSGRPWMNAPAGLIPGLHLSSSSFQGPVPDCWSPSDSPSAESYDPWSNWSLKGSMLEPLPGSPLQPLPPSPPSSAQEERSLSPVRPTGPPCKARRRLF